Within Anopheles nili chromosome 3, idAnoNiliSN_F5_01, whole genome shotgun sequence, the genomic segment TTTGAAAATGCGTCCCAATTTGCTCCCGTTTCCGCAATTTAGTCCCACATGTCAAGATGCACTTCAATTTGGGTTTCTTCAGCAACAGTTCTCGCCTTTCCCGTTCCGACTTGCATCGAAAATCGTTGGCAAAGGAAAGCCAGTAGACCAACAAAGCCGCACCCGCTACGACACGATGATGAGTTATTTGGAAGTAATTAAAAGATTGAATTATTTGACAGCTTTATGAATTCCGGCACAGTTGTTGCACACTGGCCACTAATCACTGCTTCCACATCTCAGCCAATTTGGATCCACTACTATAAGTAACGAATGTCATGAGCCAGATTTAGGTTTGGTTCGAATCGAGTTCAGCAATTTCTCCACAGAGACAATGCGATGAACTTTTCAAATGTGTAAAACAAGACAAAATGCCTTTAAAGGTTAAGCTAAATTACCATATATTTTCATCATTGACCATGAATTGCatcattttatttcgaaaTTTTAAAGCACGCGCTTGGCAACAGCAGGGTTCAGCTGAAATTACTGGAGCGTTTATTTTCACAGAAATTTTGCTTCTAAATGACTAAGCTCAGCATATGCCTTCCACAATATACAATCGAGTCATGAGTGTTGTCCGAATCCAACCGGTCTGGGGCAGGAGCAATTACTCGGTTCGAGGCAATATATTTCAATTCACATGTACGCACGTGTTGCTTGCGATTGTTTGCATTGGCCGTTTATCACGAATGCTGTTTTAAGTATTCCTCGTACAAACGCAACAGATCAGGACTTGTGCGTGGTTTCACGATTTCCAAAGCGTGTTCAAAGTGGGACCAATCGACTGCTTGTGCATCGAAAGACGTTTCTAAGCTACGCAGAGCTGCCTCCTGGCAGATGGCTTCAATTTCCGACCCAGAACACCCTGCAGTGCGTCGCACCAGCTCCGTCACATTTACAGCCGGTGTTATAGGAATACGCTTAAGTTTTATCTGAAAGATTTCTTCTCTGGCTTCGTCATCGGGTAAACGAACATACACGATGCGATCTAACCGTCCCGGGCGCATTAGAGCTCGATCGATTAGATCCGGACGATTGGTAGCTGCAACAATGCGCACGTCTTTCAGAACGCTGACACCATCCATTTCGGTGAGTAGTTGCGCCAGCACACGCTCTCTCACCGAACTACCTGAATCAGCAGATCTTTCGCCTCCGATGGCATCAATTTCGTCGAAAAATATGATCGATGGTGCAACTTGTCTCGCTCTGCGAAAAAGATCCCGAACCGCTCGCTCCGATTCACCAACCCACATAGAAAACAGCTCTGATCCTttaatggaaagaaaattcaagCGGCTTTCCGTAGCGATTGCCTTAGCTATCATCGTTTTAGAGCAGCCGGGAGGGCCAAACATTAGCAATCCGCGTGGTGGCTTTATACCGAGCCTTTCGAATAATTCCGGGTGGTGAATGGGCCAATCGATGATTTGCCGTAGTTTCAGCTTCAAATCGTCCTGTCCTCCAATGTCACTCCAACGGACATTCGGACATTCAATCATGATTTCTCGCATTGCACTCGCCTTCACGTGTTGCAGAGAAGCCATTAACGATGCTCCATCTATAGTCTTTGACAATGACGCAGATTTGGATACCAAATTCTCTAGGTCCGCTCCAACGTAACCGTGGGTAATACGCGCTACAGTCCGAATCTCATCCATTGCAAGTTTTTTGTCGTATCGAGAAAGTATTTTGCTCAGAATAGCTTCCCGAGCGATCGCATCCGGCACCGGTAATTCAAATTCATAGTCCATTCGACCTCCTCGACGCAAAAGATAATTTACGTTGTCTGCGTTGTCTGTGGTGCCTATGACAATAGTACGATTACCCCGTGCTGTATTATGCAGGCTGTCTAGTAGATTAAGGAAGTGTTGTGAAATGCGCTTAACAATATCTGTCGATGAATTTTTGGGACAAAGATTATGCAGTTCCTCTACGATTACCATTGCGGGTTTCGGGTGCACTTCGAACACCTCAGCAAACTGGCGAGATACATTCGCCTCAGATTCTCCGTAAAATTTACTAAATACTTCCGAACAATTGAGCCGTACGACGTGGCAACGATAATTAGAAGCTAGTGCATTTACTACTAGCGTTTTACCTACGCCCGATACGCCAGTAAGCAGAACCCCGCGACT encodes:
- the LOC128726525 gene encoding ribosome biogenesis protein SPATA5, with product MPPKSASKKERPLWWNCEKCQTYLPTCDLLKHQTENCLNLNSLGAYVDGSGTFHSRKVEICELKQFEEVNLCTDNQRYNLVLLPISVTRKLGLILGDFVSISLSSGENNVGSIVRTLWPVDDRIGSKVAIEGLDEFEYSQPSNGELKARVVALNSKVEDAEEIWLRLENPEQAKLFQKNGKFLLICLKNQLQGSVVSTSNPISITVCNKRFRFRITDTKTMTKDVVTQLNNMHLGERLFVILQSTKFALVDESTETQHGHQQRMYSLKNIGGLDELLAELKKLIDAAFGVEIKKTIDESTRQGPISRGVLLTGVSGVGKTLVVNALASNYRCHVVRLNCSEVFSKFYGESEANVSRQFAEVFEVHPKPAMVIVEELHNLCPKNSSTDIVKRISQHFLNLLDSLHNTARGNRTIVIGTTDNADNVNYLLRRGGRMDYEFELPVPDAIAREAILSKILSRYDKKLAMDEIRTVARITHGYVGADLENLVSKSASLSKTIDGASLMASLQHVKASAMREIMIECPNVRWSDIGGQDDLKLKLRQIIDWPIHHPELFERLGIKPPRGLLMFGPPGCSKTMIAKAIATESRLNFLSIKGSELFSMWVGESERAVRDLFRRARQVAPSIIFFDEIDAIGGERSADSGSSVRERVLAQLLTEMDGVSVLKDVRIVAATNRPDLIDRALMRPGRLDRIVYVRLPDDEAREEIFQIKLKRIPITPAVNVTELVRRTAGCSGSEIEAICQEAALRSLETSFDAQAVDWSHFEHALEIVKPRTSPDLLRLYEEYLKQHS